In Massilia violaceinigra, one DNA window encodes the following:
- the cysW gene encoding sulfate ABC transporter permease subunit CysW: protein MSTVINQAGSPAAKGAAPKRRSLRDWFLRRSHPLEPVWVSLLLKLVAFAFLTLFLFIPLAAVFAEAFKKGIEVYVAAITDPDAVAAIKLTLIVAFISVPFNLVFGVCAAWCIAKFEFRGKAILLTLIDLPFSVSPVIAGLIYVLMFGAQGWFGGWLAANDIKILFAVPGIVLATVFITFPFVARELIPLMQSQGNEEEEAALVLGASGWNTFWRVTLPNIKWGLLYGVILCNARAMGEFGAVSVVSGHIRGETTTMPLHVEILYNEYNFAAAFAVASLLAMLALVTLAIKTFVEWRLRETIAFHAEARNMEHGS, encoded by the coding sequence ATGAGCACCGTGATCAACCAGGCGGGGTCGCCCGCCGCCAAAGGCGCCGCGCCCAAGCGCCGCTCGCTCAGGGACTGGTTCCTGCGCCGCTCGCACCCGCTCGAACCGGTCTGGGTCAGCCTGCTGCTCAAGCTCGTCGCCTTTGCGTTCCTGACCCTGTTCCTGTTCATTCCGCTGGCCGCCGTGTTTGCCGAAGCGTTCAAGAAGGGCATCGAGGTCTACGTGGCGGCCATCACCGACCCGGACGCCGTCGCAGCCATCAAGCTGACCCTGATCGTCGCCTTCATCTCGGTGCCGTTCAACCTGGTGTTCGGCGTGTGCGCGGCCTGGTGCATCGCCAAATTCGAGTTCCGCGGCAAAGCCATTCTGCTCACGCTGATCGACCTGCCGTTTTCGGTCTCGCCGGTGATCGCGGGCCTGATCTATGTGCTCATGTTCGGCGCCCAGGGTTGGTTCGGCGGCTGGCTCGCCGCCAACGACATCAAGATCCTGTTCGCGGTGCCGGGCATCGTGCTGGCCACCGTCTTCATCACCTTCCCGTTCGTGGCGCGCGAACTCATTCCGCTGATGCAGTCGCAGGGCAACGAGGAAGAAGAGGCCGCGCTGGTACTGGGCGCCTCCGGCTGGAACACCTTCTGGCGCGTGACGCTGCCGAACATCAAATGGGGCCTGCTGTACGGCGTGATCTTGTGTAATGCCCGCGCGATGGGCGAGTTCGGCGCGGTGTCGGTGGTGTCGGGCCACATCCGCGGCGAGACCACCACCATGCCGCTGCACGTGGAAATCCTCTACAACGAATACAACTTCGCGGCCGCCTTTGCCGTCGCCTCGCTGCTGGCAATGCTGGCGCTGGTGACCCTGGCGATCAAAACCTTTGTCGAATGGCGTTTGCGCGAAACGATCGCGTTTCACGCCGAAGCACGCAACATGGAGCACGGATCATGA
- the cysT gene encoding sulfate ABC transporter permease subunit CysT: MSAVHPLPRKAPRRVLPGFGLTLGFTIFYLCLIVLIPLSSVFLKTFAMTWEAFWEVVASEQAVASYRLSFGASFVAAVINTVFGGIVAWVLVRYEFPGKRFMDALVDLPFALPTAVAGITLTALYSSNGWIGKYFTELGIKVSYTPLGVVVALTFIGLPFVVRTVQPVLEDLEKELEEAAASLGANAWQTFTRVVFPAVMPALLTGFALSFARATGEFGSVIFIAGNQPMISEITPLLIYIKLEAYNYAGATAIAVVMLLASFALLLAINLLQAWTRARTGKK, encoded by the coding sequence ATGTCCGCCGTCCATCCCCTTCCGAGAAAAGCGCCGCGCCGGGTCCTGCCCGGCTTCGGCCTGACCCTCGGGTTCACCATTTTTTATCTCTGCCTGATCGTCCTGATCCCGCTGTCGTCGGTCTTTCTCAAGACCTTCGCCATGACCTGGGAAGCGTTCTGGGAGGTGGTCGCGTCGGAGCAGGCGGTGGCCTCGTATCGCTTGAGCTTCGGCGCTTCCTTCGTTGCGGCGGTTATCAATACGGTCTTCGGCGGCATCGTCGCGTGGGTGCTGGTGCGCTACGAGTTCCCGGGCAAGCGCTTCATGGACGCCCTGGTCGACCTGCCGTTCGCGCTGCCCACCGCGGTGGCCGGCATCACCTTGACCGCGCTGTACTCGAGCAATGGCTGGATCGGCAAATACTTCACCGAACTTGGCATCAAGGTCTCGTACACGCCGCTCGGCGTGGTGGTCGCGCTCACCTTCATCGGCTTGCCCTTCGTCGTGCGCACAGTGCAGCCGGTGTTGGAAGACCTGGAAAAAGAACTCGAGGAAGCCGCCGCCAGCCTGGGCGCCAACGCCTGGCAAACCTTCACGCGCGTGGTGTTCCCGGCCGTGATGCCGGCCCTGCTGACCGGCTTCGCGCTCTCGTTCGCGCGCGCCACCGGCGAATTCGGCTCGGTCATTTTCATCGCCGGCAACCAGCCGATGATTTCCGAGATCACGCCGCTCCTCATCTACATCAAGCTCGAAGCGTACAACTACGCCGGCGCCACCGCCATCGCCGTGGTGATGCTGCTGGCCTCATTCGCGCTGCTGTTGGCCATCAATCTGCTACAGGCGTGGACCCGCGCCAGGACGGGGAAAAAATGA